The following are encoded in a window of Acropora muricata isolate sample 2 chromosome 6, ASM3666990v1, whole genome shotgun sequence genomic DNA:
- the LOC136921077 gene encoding uncharacterized protein, producing the protein MGWLVFHVEYFALWLEGFPVIYHTTGLLVTSFFRSIGIPCLLYIDDRHNGQLQVSLDEGEYGSIATADERNLAAAKSAIFLVAYYLVQFCYFLGLSKSILTPVKIVPYLGFMADSSRETFHLIPKKKGKFIALIQKLLESSYVSVKTLQRLVGKCVSFARAVPAAKLFTREMNAAISRGLCSQKPILLRGALREEISHWLFLENWDNPIPWRDERHIQISVATDASSSGWGATVVSPNRRELFDYWTQEEFTWDIATKEAMAINKMLLSCSDEVRNARVDVQVDNQAVIHAWNNQGGRSPQLNNTMKVLFSTTAALNVLLHLVYVPSADNPADSPSRHRSSTDFCLTDRMWRKILREVGGSTGHTFDLMSLDSNVPKDCFGNSLPHFTPVPSPGSQDRPTHPP; encoded by the coding sequence ATGGGGTGGCTGGTTTTTCACGTAGAATACTTTGCCCTTTGGCTGGAAGGTTTCCCCGTTATCTATCACACCACAGGCCTTCTGGTGACTAGCTTTTTTCGCTCAATCGGTATTCCATGTCTCCTATACATTGACGACCGCCACAATGGTCAGCTTCAAGTCTCTTTGGATGAAGGAGAATATGGTTCCATAGCCACAGCGGATGAACGCAATCTTGCAGCCGCTAAGTCTGCAATTTTTCTGGTTGCCTATTATTTGgtgcaattttgttattttcttggtCTGTCCAAATCTATTCTGACGCCAGTAAAAATTGTTCCATACCTGGGATTTATGGCGGACTCCTCAAGAGAGACTTTTCATTTGATTCCTAAGAAGAAAGGCAAATTCATTGCACTTATTCAAAAGCTTCTTGAGTCATCCTATGTTTCGGTCAAAACGTTACAGCGCCTTGTAGGGAAATGTGTTTCCTTTGCTAGGGCAGTGCCGGCTGCAAAGCTCTTTACAAGAGAAATGAACGCAGCCATTTCAAGGGGTCTATGTTCTCAGAAGCCAATCTTGTTGCGTGGTGCTTTGCGGGAAGAAATCTCTCACTGGTTGTTCCTTGAAAACTGGGACAACCCAATCCCGTGGCGCGATGAGCGCCATATTCAAATCTCAGTAGCCACGGATGCATCTTCCTCGGGATGGGGAGCTACGGTTGTTTCTCCGAATCGCCGAGAACTTTTTGATTATTGGACACAGGAAGAATTCACATGGGACATTGCAACAAAAGAAGCTATGGCAATTAATAAGATGCTGTTATCGTGCTCCGACGAAGTTCGTAACGCACGTGTCGATGTACAGGTCGATAACCAGGCAGTTATTCACGCGTGGAACAACCAAGGTGGCCGGAGTCCTCAACTTAATAATACTATGAAGGTGTTATTCTCAACCACTGCTGCTCTGAATGTCTTGCTGCATCTTGTTTATGTCCCGTCTGCAGACAACCCAGCAGATAGTCCTTCCCGACACAGATCGTCAACGGATTTCTGTCTTACGGATAGAATGTGGCGAAAAATTCTGCGGGAGGTTGGGGGTTCCACGGGGCACACGTTTGACTTAATGTCTTTGGATTCAAACGTTCCAAAGGATTGTTTTGGCAATAGTCTTCCCCACTTCACGCCGGTCCCTTCCCCAGGGTCCCAGGATagacccacccacccaccctga
- the LOC136919180 gene encoding melanocyte-stimulating hormone receptor-like: protein MANCSMNTTRTCQSSSFTCAYDSKVMLRVPESLYYTYLVSVVFNVVLSVTAVVGNSLVLTALLKTRSLHSPSKALLRSLALSDLFVGISVQPMFIAYCSSGLLESFHVRCFSWIVYPLLSDYFVAVSFLTIVAISIDRYLALRLRARYRQVVTLRKANITVFSVWLTSSILPIARLVAGKVSVLFSCAIFILFIIVPTFTHFKIQHMLRRHEMQVSSQFYLHREESYLSISKYKKSVCAMRYVFLALLVCYVPVACVALLYVQSNPNFTSVLLPVGNFASTLMFFNSSLNPILYCWQIRQVRAAIYNLVNAISCR from the coding sequence ATGGCAAACTGTTCAATGAACACTACTAGGACTTGTCAGTCTTCAAGTTTTACCTGTGCGTACGATTCTAAAGTGATGCTTCGAGTTCCGGAGAGCCTTTATTACACTTACTTGGTATCGGTGGTGTTCAACGTAGTACTCTCTGTGACAGCAGTTGTTGGGAATTCTTTGGTGCTTACAGCCCTATTGAAAACGCGTTCACTTCATTCACCATCCAAGGCGCTACTACGAAGCCTCGCTTTGTCAGATCTATTTGTTGGTATATCCGTGCAGCCCATGTTCATTGCTTATTGTTCGTCTGGTCTTTTGGAAAGCTTCCATGTTCGCTGTTTCTCTTGGATCGTGTACCCTCTTTTAAGCGATTACTTCGTTGCTGTCTCATTTCTTACCATAGTCGCAATAAGCATCGATAGATATTTGGCCTTGCGTCTTCGTGCTCGTTACCGTCAGGTGGTCACATTGCGAAAAGCAAACATTACTGTTTTTTCGGTGTGGCTTACAAGTTCTATTCTTCCCATTGCTCGGCTTGTGGCAGGGAAAGTCTCCGTTTTGTTCTCTTGTGCCATTTTTATATTGTTCATTATAGTGCCAACTTTCACACACTTTAAAATCCAACACATGCTGCGAAGACATGAGATGCAAGTCTCAAGCCAATTTTATTTGCACAGGGAAGAAAGCTACTTGTCTATCAGCAAGTACAAGAAATCAGTTTGTGCCATGCGCTACGTGTTTTTAGCATTGTTGGTATGTTATGTCCCGGTTGCTTGTGTTGCTCTTCTTTACGTCCAGTCGAACCCAAACTTTACAAGTGTGCTCCTCCCTGTAGGTAATTTTGCATCAACACTGATGTTCTTCAATTCTTCGTTGAATCCCATTCTCTACTGCTGGCAGATAAGACAAGTCCGGGCAGCCATATATAACCTCGTAAATGCTATTAGTTGTCGCTAA